The segment CCGGTGGCGGCCCGACCGGGGTGGAGCTCGCCGGACAGATTCGCGAGGTGGCCAGCCGGACGCTGGCCAATGAGTTCCACAGCATCGCCCCCGAGGACGCCAAGGTGTTGTTGTTCGACGGCGGAGACCGGGTGCTCAAGAGTTTCGCCCCCGGGCTTGCCGAGAAGGCGGCCCGCACGCTGCGGTCCCTCGGTGTCGAGTTGCACATGGGCGTGCACGTGACCGATGTCGACCGCGACGGGGTGACCGCCACGCCGAAGGCCGGCGGGCCGGCCCAACGGCACGCCGCGCGCACCGTGTTGTGGACCGCCGGCGTGGAGGCCGTGCCGTTCGCGCGGCATGTCGCCGACGTTCTGGGCGCCGACACCGACCGGGCCGGCCGGATCAGCGTCGAACCCGATCTGTCGGTGCCCGGGCATCCCGAGGTCTTCGTCGTCGGGGATCTGGTGGGCCGCGATGACCTCCCGGGTGTCGCCGAGAACGCCATGCAGGGCGGTCTGCACGTGGCCGCCTGTGTGCGCCGCGACCTCGCCGGCGGCCCGCGCCGGCGCTACCGCTACCGGGATGTGGGGTCCGCGGCCTACATCAGCCGCGGCAACGCGCTGCTGCAGGTCGGCCCGCTGCGTGTCTCCGGGTTCGCCGGCTGGCTGGGGTGGGGGTTCATCCACATCGCGTTCCTCACCGGGCTCAGTAACCGGGTCAGCACCGTGTTCACCTGGATGGCGGCCATCGGCCGCGCCGACCGTCACCACCGGGCCTTCATGCTCGGTGGCGGAACCGCCGCCGAGCAGCGCTACACGTGGTCGGAGTGCGATGAGACGCCCGGCTGATCCCGGCCGGGGTCAGCCCGGCTCGACGATCACCCATCCGTGCGGGGGCACCACGAGCTGCTGGACGCGCTCGGTGGGTGGTGCCCCGGATCCGGCGATGATCCGACCCGCGGCGGTTAGCTGCGCCGACAACGGCTTGTCGTCGATGTTGAGCGCCACCACCAGCGCCCGGTCACCGGCACGGGTTCGGTAGACGTAGCCGGTGTTGGTCAGCTGTAGCGCTTCGGTGGTTGCGGTGTGCAACCACGGGTTCCGGCGCCGCAGGCCGATCAGATACTGGTGCAGCGACAGCGTGTCGTGCGGGCCTGGCTGCGGTCGGCCGAATTCGGGGCGCACCGCGTCATCACCACCGGCGCGCTCCTCCTTGACACCCCGCCAGGCCCACTCGTCGCCGGCGTAGATGCTCGGTGTCCCACCGGTGGTGAGCAGCAGCACCAACGCGTGTTCGAGGTGGCGTGCATCGTCGAGTTGGCTGGCGATCCTGCTCACGTCATGGTTGCCGATGAACGTGAGCGGGACAAAGGTGTCCAGAAACTCGTTGTGCCGCTGCAGCGCCCAGTCGAGTTCATGAAAGTTGGCGTCGTTGAGGCTGCTCCAGATCGCCTTCCACAGCTCGTATTGGGTGAGCGAGTCCAAGGTGCCCGCCTGCAGCAGCGCCGGGTAGTCACCGTGGATGACCTCGCCGACGAACCATGCCTCGGGATACCTGCGTCGAACCTCCGGCAGCACCGCGGCCCAGAACGACGGTGCCACGGCGTAGGCCGCGTCCAGGCGCCAGCCGTCCGCGCCGCGACCCAGCCAGTGGTCCATGACCTCGATCGTGTACGCGACGACCTCGGGGTTCTCATGGTTGAGGGCAATCAGTTCACCGTGACCCTCGAAGGTGGCAAATCCGTTGCGGTGTCTGCGAAACCAGTCATCGGGGCCATTTGCCAGGGCCGCACGGTAGCGCGGGAAATCGATTCCCACATGGTTGAACACACCGTCGAGCAGCACCCGCAGACCGCGCTGCCGGCATTCGCTGACCAACTCGTCGAAGTCGCCGTCGTCGCCGAGGCGCGGGTCGATCCGCAGATGGTCGGTGGTGTCGTAGCCGTGGGTGCGGGAGGCAAACACCGGACCCAGCGCGACACCGGAGACCCCCAGTCCGACTGCGTGGTCCAGCCATTCGACGATGCGCAGCAGCCGGTGCTCATCCGCAGCCGGCGGTGGTTCGGCGGGGAACGCCCCGACGAACCCCAGCGGATAGATCTGCCACCAGATGGCGTGCTGCACCCAGCCGGGATCGGTCACGGGCGACACGCCGCTTCGCGCGGCGCGGGCGTCGCTGATCGGCACACCGGCAGTTTACGCGGGCATGCGCGCCAGGCCGGGCGGCTCGGCGTCGGCGGTGGGGGCGGAGCCCCAGCACCAAGCGGCATAGGCCGCCGCGACCGCGATCGCCTCGAGGTCGTGGTCGTTGCCACCCGCCGAGCGCACCGGCTCCTCGACGGCACCCCGGATCATCCGGACCAGGGCGAACAACGGATCTTCAGCATGGCGTTCGCACGTCATCGGGCGTCCTCTCCACAGCGGAAGGCAGCACCTCTCGCAGATGTGTGCACGCCCCCGTATCGCTTCTACCGTCAACACTAGCCCTAACCACGGCAAATGGTGGCATGACACGTTGAGAGGCAAGCAAATTCATTTAATCGCAACATCCGCTCGGCTGGTCCGTGACATCGAGGCGGCATGCGCACGACGCCAACACCGGAACATCGGCGCGCGTCAACGCAGATTCGAGCTCCCGGGCGACGATGTCGGCCTCGTCATCGCGGCCCAGTCTGCGCAGGCATTCGTGGTATCCATGCAGGCTCCAGACGTTTCCGGGGTGCTGGCACGACCGGCGCAAGGTGTCATCGAGCCCGAGGTCGGCGGCATACACCGCGGCCGCCTCCGCGACGTGCCCCTGTTCGAGCAACAGCGCCCCGTAGGCATGCCGAGTCGGCTGCATCCAGCCCCACGGCTCGTCATAGGGCAGCGCGTCGTCGAGTGCGATGGCGCGCCGCAGGTGTGCGAACGCCCCCTCGAATCGTCCTTCGCGGTAGGCGATTTCGCCGTCCAGCATGGCGACCGCAATCGCAAGAATGTCCCGGCTGGTGTTGTTGAACAGGTAGCGGGAATCGGGGATACGTGCGTACGTCGCAGCAAGCGCCTCTCGTTCGGTGTGAGCCTGAGGTAACTGGCCCGTTGCGGCGTACGCGACGCCGCGGCCATAGTGGATGGTCGCGGTGGTGGTGCAGTAGAGCTGCTGGTCCGCGGGCAGCGCCATGGCGATGAGGTCGTCCCATCGCCCGAACCGCACCAGCACGTGCACCCGCAGCGGAGTGAACGCTTCCAGCCAGTCCGCCATCGGCGGCGACGCGATGCCCAGCAGCTCGGGTGTCAGCTGGCCGGCCAGCTCGGCGGCCGCGTCGTCGGCGATCTGGAACCGGCCCTCGAACATGGCGGAGTACACGACGAAATGCAGATCGTGCGCGCGATAGAGCGAGTAGAAGTTCAGCGGGCCCGCGTGGTCGACGAACTTGCGGTCGGCGCGCACGGCGGCCTGATTGGCGATCACCGAGGAGCGGTAGTCGCCGCACAGCACATCGATATGGCTCGGCATGTGCTGGAGATGGCCGGCGTCGGGGACCAGACCGCGCAACAGGTTCGCCGCCGGCAACGCCGCCTCCGGGTGCGTCGACATCTCCATCGCGTGGATGTAGAGGTGCAGCACGCCCGGGTGTGCGCGTCCGGCCGGTGTGCCCAGGGCGGCATCGAGAATGCGCGTCGCCTCGACCACCCGGGATCCGGCGGCGGGCTCCCCGGTTGTGCTGTCCCACAAAGCCCATGCGGTGACGTTGAGCAGGGCATCGGCGGTCAACGCCTGCACGTCGACATCGTCGGGGTGGCTCGCCAGCACCGTGGACATGGCATCGGCGTACGCCAGGTGGCCTGCGGCGAGAGCCGCCTCGTCGGTCGGGTCGTCGGTGGGGAAGCGCTGCGTCAGTGCCGCGATGAGGGCGCGCTCGGTGGCCGAGGCGCGCCCAGCGGCGGCGGTGGCCAGCTCGGCCCGGGCCCGTTCCAGTGCGCCCGCGAGGTCGATCGGATCGAACGCCTCCCACGCCTTGTTGTAGTTCGGCCCGACGGCGTACGCGATGCCCCACCGCGCGATCGCCAGGTCGCCGTCGTGCTCCAGCGCTCGTTCGAAACAGCGCACCGCTTCTTCGTGATTGAACGCATACGCCCACACCAGTCCGCGGTCGAACCACACCTGGGCCTGCGGAGCCGCGGTGTCGACCGGCCGGTGAAATGACCCCAGGTCGTAATACGGCTCGCTCATGGCGAGAACGATAGTTCGGTTCAGGTGCGCCCGGCGAGGCGTTGCCGCAACTGCTGCGCGGCGGGCAACCGCACGGTGGTCGCGACGACCGCGAACACACATCCCACTGCAGCCCAAACCATCAGCGTCGCAAGCGGTGTCAGCGCACCACGGCCATCGAAGTACTCGATGCTGCGCAGCAGGGACACCCCGGATCCCTGCGGAACGACATGATTGAAAGTCGTATAGAAGCCGGACAGCAGCGGGCGTCCGATCGGTCCGGCCGCGGCCGCGTTGCCGACGATCACCAGGAACGCGGTCACCGCCATCGCCGCGGCCGTTCCGAAGGCGGCCGCCACACCGGTCACAGCGCCGCCGACGGCCATCGCATAGAGCCACAGCGCGCCGAACACCTGCCAGGGATGGCCGGTGAGTGCGCCGAGCGCGGCATCCACATAGACGGTGACCACTCCGGCCAGCAGCGCCGAATAGGCGGACAGGGTGAGGGTGCGCAGTCCCAGCGTCCAGGGTTGCCGCACCGCGCCGACCAGTCGGCCGAACGCCGCGGCACCCACCGAGGCGCCGATGGACACGAAGATGACGGCATAGAACTCGACCGTGCCGGACGGGTCGCCGGCCGATGTCGGCGCGATATCGGTCACCACGGGTGCCAGGCCGGCCTCCGTCGCCGTCGCGCGTCCGACGGTCTCGGCGGCGGTCGCCACGCTGCGACCACCACCGCCGGCGACATAGATGTCGAGACGACCGTTCGGCTCGACGGCGAAAGCCGCATCGGCCTTGCGTTCCAGGACCAGTGCGCGGGCCGCGGCATCGTCACCGACGGCGGTGACTTCGAGCTCGGTGCGCGAATCCAGCGCATCGACGATCTGCTGAGGTGCCGCCACGGCGACCTGGAGATGGTGCAGGGTCGGTTTGGCGAAGGCCCCGGCGTAGCTGGCGATCATCGCGAGGACGAGCAGTGTGAAGGTGAGCATCGCCAGCACGACATGGCGCACCTGGGTGCCGGTGACCCCGTGTCCCCGCGGCCTGTCGTGCGTGGTGGTGGGGCTGTTGTGCTTACCCATGTCAGCGCCTTCCCGTGGAGTCGGGCACGGTGAGCAGTGCGTTGACGGTGTCGAACGCGGCGGCGACCCGGTCGCGTAGCCGGGCGGTGTCGCGGGTCGACGGTTCCTCGGCGGGCTCCTCCATCCAGGACCGCAGTACCTCCATGAAGCCGCCCACCAGGAAGCGGGTCACCGCCTCGACGGTCAGCCCGGCGATCGGTGGCACGGTGCCGCCCGGGCCGGTCCCGGCCCGCGCGATCTCGGCGCAGGCGGGCGTGAGTTCGGCGCGGAAGGCACTGACCACGCGCTGGGTGACCGAACTGGGTACCACGTTGCGGTACATGGCCCGGTGTTCCCCGGCGAAGTCGAACAGGCGCATGATGCGGGCCCGCGGATCCCCGCCGATGTCGGCCGTCGCCTGTCCGAAGGCCACCGAGAAGGCCGCGGCGACGGCGTCGTCGCGGTCACGGAAATGCTGGTAGAAGACCTGCCTGCTGACACCCGCGCGGCCCACGACGGTGGCCACGGTGAGCTCGTCGACCGGGTGTTCGTGGGCCAGTGCGAATGCGGCGTCGTGCAGGAGGGTGCGAACCCGCTCGGCGCGCGGGTCTGCGCTGTGTGTGCGTGCAGCCATGAGGCACAGCGTAGGCGACTTCGTAGACACATGACTACGAAAACTTAGGTTATCTATGACACCTGCCGTCGCACGTGTGATTCCCGCCGCAGCCCGGCCGGTTCAGTGGCCGGCGACGATATCCGACTCGTCGACCACCACCGGGTCCTTGGCACCGGGTAACAGCGAGTAGGCCAGGCAGATCGCGGCGAAGAACAGATAGCCCAGCGCGACCGCGGGATTGGCCGCCCACGAGACCTCTGGAGCGTGGATCAATCCGATGAAGGTCAGCACGGCGCCGACCGTCGCGGCGATCGCGGCGAAGCGGAACTTCTTCTCCAGGATGAAGGTCACCATGGTCCCGAGGATCAGGCCGACGAGCACCGCGCCCTCACCGAGGGTCTTCAGCCCCTCGTAGACCACACCCGCTCCGTTGAGGGCCTCCATGCCGACCTCCGACGCAGATGTGCCGGCCGCACTGAGGGCATTGTCGATCTGGGTCTTGGCCCACTCGGCGAGGTTGGGCAACAGGGCGGCCACCACGGCGATGGCATGCAGTCGCGGGACCGCCTGGAAGGCCTGGGCGCCGATGAGCAGACCGATATACAGCAGGATCGGCACGATCGCCGGCACCGGCAGCAGCGCGTCCAAGATGCCGAACAGGCCGACGAAACAGAAGATTCCGATCATCAGTCCGCTGGCCAGCGAGTAGCTCGCCCGGCCGCCGGCGTCCTTCCAGCCGGGGTGACCGATGTACACCGCGGGCGGGAACGGTGACCCGAACGCCGATCCGATGACCGCACCCGCGCCGTCGGCCAACAGCACGCTGCGCAGGTTGTAGTTGTCACCGGCGGCCGCCGCGCTCTCGACATTGCTCATCGCCTCGGTGAAGTTGTACACACCCAATGGAATTGCGGTGCCCAACAAGGGCGCCAGATTCGCCAGCCCGGAGAACAGCAGGTCCAGTCGAAGGTCGGGGATGCCGACGGCGATATCGGAGAACGCCTGCCCGACATCGGGTGCCGACATGTACCCGCCGACCCAGCCAATGGCGGTGCCGACCAGCAGTGCCGCCAATCCGACCGGGATGCCGAACGGCAGCTTCATATCGGTGAAGAACCCGATCAGGATGATCGCGAGCACCGGCAGCCCGATCCAGGCCGCCTCCCACATCTGTGCCGCGGGGCGCATCGAGATGAAGGTGATCGAGATGCCGGCCAGGGTGCCGAGCATCGCCGCCCGCGGGGTCAGCTTGCGGATGAACGGACCGACGAAGGCGCCGATCATCACGATGACACCGATCATGAACGCCCAGGCCAGTCCTGCCGACCAGGCCCGGGTCGGGTCATCGGTGCTCAGATACACCGGCAACATGACAACGAAGACCACGATGAACATGTGCGGGACCGACGGGCCGTACGGCAGCGCCGTGACATCGGACCTGTTCTCCCGCTTGGCAAGTCGTCGTGCCAGGAAGGTGTAGTACAGGTTGCCCAGGATCAGTGCGACACCGAGCGCGGGAAGGACCGTGCCCAGCACGTCACCGGCCGGGACGGCGATGACGCCGATCATCAGCCCGGTCAGGGTGAGGACGTTGACCAGGATGTTGAAGCCCAGGCCGAAGAAGGCATTGGTGTCGCCGCGGGTCCACCACGCCACCGTGGGCGCCGGTGCGGCGGGGGAGGGTTCGACGGGGGGATCGGTGATCTCGGTGCTCATCGGGAGGTCCTTTCAGGCGGCGGACAGCGCGAGGGTGTGGAGCGCGGGAATGACGGCGGTGCTGTCGGCGACCCAGCCGAAGATGCCCCCCTGGGCCTTGATCATGTCCAGCCCCACCCGCTGGAATTCCGGGAAATACGAACCCACGCAGTCGGATACCACCAGGCACTCGTAACCGCGATCGTTGGCCTCACGGGTGGTGGTGTGTACGCACACCTCGGTGGTGACACCGGTGACGAGCAATTGGGTGACGCCGGCGGCGGTGAGAACGTCCTGTAGCTCGGTGGCGTAGAAGGCGCCCTTGCCCGGCTTGTCGATCACCACTTCACCTTCGACAGGGCTGAGTTCGTCGACGATGTCATGGCCGTACTCGCCGCGAATGAGGATGCGACCGTACTTTCCGGGATCGCCGATGCGTCGCGACGGGGCGCCGCGGTTCAGCTTGGCCGGCGGACAGTCCGACAGATCCGGAAGATGGCCCTCCCTGGTGTGGATCACCAGGATTCCCGCGTCACGGGCCGCCGCGATCAATGCTGCCAACGGCGGCACGACCTTGAGCAGTTGCCCGACATCATTGCCCAGGCTCTCGCCGAACCCGCCGGGCAGCAGGAAGTCCCGTTGCATGTCGATGACGATCAGCGCGGTCTGACCGGGGATCAGTGGGAATGCCGAGGGCTCGGCGGACACCGTGATGGGACTCATACCTGCTCCTTGTGACGTGTGGTGGACGGTGGCTGCGCGACGGTGCGGGGTTCGTCGAGGAGGTGCGCGGCCAGCGCCAGCGCGGTGTCATCGGAGCCGGCGTTGCCCAGCAGCATGGCGCTGTGCGGGCGGCCGTCGGTGGTGGTGCCCACCGGCACCGCGATGCCGAGCAGGTCGAGCAGGTTTCCGAAGTGGGTGTAGTGCCCGAGCACGGTGTTGGCCTCGATCGGGCGGGCCAGCACCTGCTCCACCGTGAAGGTGGTGCCGATGGTGGGCAGCACAAGCACATCCATCGTCTGCCACACCCTGGCGACGTGCGCCTTCAGTTCGGCCAAGCGCTGCAGCGCGGCGAACGCATCGACGGCGGTGTAGTCCAGCCCGCCGCGGAAGATGTCACGCACCACCGGGTGGATCGAATCGGGATGGCTGGCAAGGAAATCCCCGAACTCGACCAGACGCTCGGCCACCCACGGCCCCTGGTAGAGCAGTTCCCCCGCGGCCAGGAACGGCTCCAGTGACACCTCGACCACGCTCACCTGCCGGCTGAGCTGCTCGCGGAAGCTCAGGTGCGCCGCCCGCATCGCGTCATCGCCGAAGAACTCCAGATCGTCCACCGGTGGCAGGCCGACCCGGATCGGGTGACCGTCGTGGCGCGCGCCGCGGGCCCGCGACCACGGATCGTCGTCGTCGCGACCGGCCATCACGTCGAAGACGGTGTCGATATCGGCGATGCAGCCGGCCATCAGGCTGATGCAGTCCAGGGATTTACAGGCCGGAACCAGGCCGACGGTGCTGATCACCCCACGCGATGGTTTGAACCCGACCACACCGTTGAGGGCGGCGGGCACCCGCCCGGAGCCCGCGGTATCGGTCGCGACGGCGAACGGAACCTGTCCGAGTGCCACCGCCAATGCCGAACCCGAACTGGAACCCCCGGAGATCATTTCGCCGCCGTACACGCTGCGCGGCACCGTGTACGGGGTCCGTGTGCCGTTGAGCCCGGTGGCGAACTGGTCCAGATTCGTCTTGCCGACATAGAGTGCGCCAGCGTCGAGTAGCCGCTGCACCGCCGGCGCGGTGCGCTCGGCGACATAGGAGTAGTCCGGGCACGACAGCGTGGTGGGCACCCCGGCGACATCGATGCTGTCCTTCACCCCGAACGGCACGCCGTACAACGGCAGCATGCGGGCCCCGGGGCGGCTCTCGATGTCCGCCGCGGCGGCGAGCAGGTCCTCCCGCGCGACGGTGGACAGCCAGGTCCCGTCATCGCCTCGGGCGGCGATGGCATCGGCCACCCGTGCGGCGGTCTTACTCGGTGAACCGGTCCCGCCGGCGTGTGAGGCGAGGATCTCCGCCACCGATGGTCCGATGGACGGGCCGTGCACTTCGAAACCCATGAAGGAAATTGTCGACAAAATGATGGCGTTCACGGAACGCCCATGTGTCGATCGTGTTAGCGATTGGGCGGCAGATTCAGGTACTGCAGATGTCCGTGATCGGCCAGCGCGGCGATCACGGTGCCCGAGTCGTTGCTCTCCAATGCGGTGAGGATTGCCAAGTGCCGGTCGATGCCGTCGCTGGACCGGTGGTGCCGGGCCTCCTCGCGCAGGTTCATCGCCATCGGGAGCTGCAGCTTGAGCAGGATCGGTTCCAGCGCGATGTCGAGTTGGCGTTGGCCCGCCAGTCCGACCACAGCGGCATGGAACCGGCGATGCGCATCGTCGCGCTCCAGGTCGTCGGTGGCACTGCTCATTTCCTCCAGCACCCGACGCACCGGTTGCAGGGCCGTCCGGGGGTCGGCCAACGGCAGTGCGGTTTCGATGGCATGGCGTTCCAGCACGTGTCGCAGCGCGAACAACTGCAGGATCTCGTCCGGCGACCACTCGGCCACCCGTGATCCGCGCCGTGGGAGCCGCTCGACGAGCCCTTGCTGGGTCAGCAGTCGTAATGCCTCCCGCAGCGGCGCCCGGCCGATGCCCAAATCGGCGCACAGCTGTTCTTCGACGAGTTTCTCGCCGGGCCCCAGTGCGCCGCTGAGAATGGCGGCGCGCAGTCGGCTGCCGGCCACGTCGACGAGCGTCGCGGGCGACCCGTGCCGGGATCCGTCCATTCTGGGTGCCGCCATGGCCGGTTCGGTGCCCCCTCATACCGGCGTGTACCGGCTCAGTGGCCATCGTAGGAAGTTCGGTGGTGTGCTGTCGTGTCGGCCCACCGGCGGCGACTCGACAGCACGGGTAGAACGTGTTCTAGTTCTTGGATGTTGGACTTCACTCTCGAGGACCTCAGTGCCGAGGATGTCGAGCGCCTGCGCCTCATCTATCGACCACTCACCGAGTCGGTTCGAGAACTCATCGACGCGACCATCCGTACCGCGGCCGACGCCGAGACGGTCGCGGCTGCCAAGGCGCAGATCGATGCGGCGACGGCGGCACTGCGCAGCGAACAGCTCGACGGCCCGTTCGGCGTGCGGTTCACCGCACACGGTGACCGGATGCCCTGGGGCAACGCCGTGATCGGACTGCGCAACCCGATAGCCCCGCCACTGCAGGTCCGGCACGAGGACGACGGTCGGGTGTCCGCCGAGTTCACCCTCGGTGCCGCCTACGAAGGCCCGCCGGGTCACGTGCACGGGGGAGTGGCGGCGATGATCCTCGACCATGTGCTCGGCGAGTCGGCCAGCCCGGCGCACAGCCCGCGGCTGACCGGCACCATCAGCATGCGTTACCTGCGTCCGACTCCGCTCGGAGCGTTGCATGTCGAGGCAGCCATCGTTCGTACCGAGGGTGTGAAAACCTATGCTGCCGGCTTCATCTCGGACGCCGAGGGTCCCACGGTGCAGGCCGAAGGCGTGTTCATCCGGCCGAAGTGGGCCCGGGACTAGACAATCCGATATCGCGCGTCGCGATCTCGGTGACCACCCCGGTGATGGTGGCGATCTCGCCGACCAGCAGCCGCTCGGCGGCGTGTGCATCGGTCAGTGACGCGGCGGCGGCGCGGACGCCGGCGCTGGCCGCGAGCAGCGCGTCGGTGTCGACACTCCATGGCGCGGCCGGGGTGGCGGGTTCCCCGCACAGTGCCTTGACGTAATCATCGACGGCGGCCACGAATTCGCGGTTCAGCTGCGGTGGCGGGTGTGGCGGCAGATGTGCCTCCAGGGCGGCGCACGATGTGGTCACCGAGTTCAGCGCGGCACGGTAGGAGCGCATCCAACGCCGCAGCGGTCCGGATTCGGTGCCGGTGGCGCCCGCGGTGGCTTCGAACGCGGCGCGTGCGCTGACCGCGCGCCCCCACGCCGATTCCAGCTGTTCCTTCGGGTGATCGAGGTCGTGCACGAATGCCCTGACCACCGTTGCCGCGTAGTCGATCTCGGTCTTGAGCAGTTCGCCGGCGCGTTGCCGCAAGCGGACCAGCGCGTTGTCGGGCACCAGTACGTGAACGGCCACGGCCAACCCGCCGCCGGTCACCACCGCCAGCAGCTGATCACCGATGGCATCGGCCCCGCCGGGGGCGGCGGTGCCGATCAGGAAGACCAGTGCTCCGGCGATGGCGGTGTTGACGCCGAGAAAGCTGTATTCGGCGGTGAGATAGCCCAGCGCCAGGAAACCGACCGCCAATAGCGCGGCGGCCGGCGCACTCGGTTCGGCCAGCGAGGCCAGCAGCGCGGCACCGGCCACTCCGGCCGCGGTGCCGCCGATGCGCGCCACGCATCGGGTGTAGGTGTGCGCGGTCTCGGGTCGCAGCACCATCAGCACGGTGAGCGGCACCCAGACACCGTGCGGCATTGCGCCGAATCGCCACAGCGTCACACCGACCGCGGTGGCGGCGGTGAGCCGGACCGTGTGCCGCAGGATGGGCGAGCTCCTGTTCAGCTGGCTGCGCACCAGCTCGGCGCCCGCGGTGAGGGCATCGGGTACCCCGGTGCGGCCGAGCTGCGCCACCTGCTCGGGTTCGAATTGCCCGAAGCGCAGCTCGACGGCCTCGCGCAGCTGGGTGGACAACCGCAGCGCGGCCTCGCGGGCAGTGCCCTGGACGGCGCCCGCGGCGCCATCCAATTGACCGGTCGCATAGCCGAGTTCGGTTCGGGAGTGGCGCCGGGCGTGGGCCACGGTGACCAGCAGTTCGGAAGCGCTGTGCAGCACCCGCACCACGGTGTCGTCACCGGTGTGTGGGGCCAGCGATGCCAGCGACTCGGCGATCCGCTCGGGCAGGCTGTACCAACCGCGATAGATCGGTGGCCGCCGTTTGGCCAGTACCTCGCTCACGGTGAAGGCGTCGCGGAGCCGGATCAACGGCTCCGGGTCGATGCGGGTATCCGGGTCGACGGCGATCCGGTCGGCATCGGCGGCCAGCGCGAGATACGCGCGGGTGAGCGCTTGTCGCTGGGTGCGCCA is part of the Mycobacterium adipatum genome and harbors:
- a CDS encoding regulator, which encodes MSTEITDPPVEPSPAAPAPTVAWWTRGDTNAFFGLGFNILVNVLTLTGLMIGVIAVPAGDVLGTVLPALGVALILGNLYYTFLARRLAKRENRSDVTALPYGPSVPHMFIVVFVVMLPVYLSTDDPTRAWSAGLAWAFMIGVIVMIGAFVGPFIRKLTPRAAMLGTLAGISITFISMRPAAQMWEAAWIGLPVLAIILIGFFTDMKLPFGIPVGLAALLVGTAIGWVGGYMSAPDVGQAFSDIAVGIPDLRLDLLFSGLANLAPLLGTAIPLGVYNFTEAMSNVESAAAAGDNYNLRSVLLADGAGAVIGSAFGSPFPPAVYIGHPGWKDAGGRASYSLASGLMIGIFCFVGLFGILDALLPVPAIVPILLYIGLLIGAQAFQAVPRLHAIAVVAALLPNLAEWAKTQIDNALSAAGTSASEVGMEALNGAGVVYEGLKTLGEGAVLVGLILGTMVTFILEKKFRFAAIAATVGAVLTFIGLIHAPEVSWAANPAVALGYLFFAAICLAYSLLPGAKDPVVVDESDIVAGH
- a CDS encoding cysteine hydrolase family protein, encoding MSPITVSAEPSAFPLIPGQTALIVIDMQRDFLLPGGFGESLGNDVGQLLKVVPPLAALIAAARDAGILVIHTREGHLPDLSDCPPAKLNRGAPSRRIGDPGKYGRILIRGEYGHDIVDELSPVEGEVVIDKPGKGAFYATELQDVLTAAGVTQLLVTGVTTEVCVHTTTREANDRGYECLVVSDCVGSYFPEFQRVGLDMIKAQGGIFGWVADSTAVIPALHTLALSAA
- a CDS encoding tetratricopeptide repeat protein, translating into MSEPYYDLGSFHRPVDTAAPQAQVWFDRGLVWAYAFNHEEAVRCFERALEHDGDLAIARWGIAYAVGPNYNKAWEAFDPIDLAGALERARAELATAAAGRASATERALIAALTQRFPTDDPTDEAALAAGHLAYADAMSTVLASHPDDVDVQALTADALLNVTAWALWDSTTGEPAAGSRVVEATRILDAALGTPAGRAHPGVLHLYIHAMEMSTHPEAALPAANLLRGLVPDAGHLQHMPSHIDVLCGDYRSSVIANQAAVRADRKFVDHAGPLNFYSLYRAHDLHFVVYSAMFEGRFQIADDAAAELAGQLTPELLGIASPPMADWLEAFTPLRVHVLVRFGRWDDLIAMALPADQQLYCTTTATIHYGRGVAYAATGQLPQAHTEREALAATYARIPDSRYLFNNTSRDILAIAVAMLDGEIAYREGRFEGAFAHLRRAIALDDALPYDEPWGWMQPTRHAYGALLLEQGHVAEAAAVYAADLGLDDTLRRSCQHPGNVWSLHGYHECLRRLGRDDEADIVARELESALTRADVPVLASCACRLDVTDQPSGCCD
- a CDS encoding alpha-amylase family glycosyl hydrolase, producing the protein MTDPGWVQHAIWWQIYPLGFVGAFPAEPPPAADEHRLLRIVEWLDHAVGLGVSGVALGPVFASRTHGYDTTDHLRIDPRLGDDGDFDELVSECRQRGLRVLLDGVFNHVGIDFPRYRAALANGPDDWFRRHRNGFATFEGHGELIALNHENPEVVAYTIEVMDHWLGRGADGWRLDAAYAVAPSFWAAVLPEVRRRYPEAWFVGEVIHGDYPALLQAGTLDSLTQYELWKAIWSSLNDANFHELDWALQRHNEFLDTFVPLTFIGNHDVSRIASQLDDARHLEHALVLLLTTGGTPSIYAGDEWAWRGVKEERAGGDDAVRPEFGRPQPGPHDTLSLHQYLIGLRRRNPWLHTATTEALQLTNTGYVYRTRAGDRALVVALNIDDKPLSAQLTAAGRIIAGSGAPPTERVQQLVVPPHGWVIVEPG
- a CDS encoding TetR/AcrR family transcriptional regulator gives rise to the protein MAARTHSADPRAERVRTLLHDAAFALAHEHPVDELTVATVVGRAGVSRQVFYQHFRDRDDAVAAAFSVAFGQATADIGGDPRARIMRLFDFAGEHRAMYRNVVPSSVTQRVVSAFRAELTPACAEIARAGTGPGGTVPPIAGLTVEAVTRFLVGGFMEVLRSWMEEPAEEPSTRDTARLRDRVAAAFDTVNALLTVPDSTGRR
- a CDS encoding NAD(P)/FAD-dependent oxidoreductase, whose protein sequence is MSGERTKVLIIGGGFGGLFCARRLGGHDVDVTLLDRGAGHIFQPLLYQCATGTLSIGHISRSLREELARHRNVTTLLGEAIRLDPGARTVTAMRPDETTFTVDYDVLVVAAGMKQSYFGKEHFAEWAPGMKTLDDALRIRQRLFTAFEIAETLPPGPERDSWLTFAVAGGGPTGVELAGQIREVASRTLANEFHSIAPEDAKVLLFDGGDRVLKSFAPGLAEKAARTLRSLGVELHMGVHVTDVDRDGVTATPKAGGPAQRHAARTVLWTAGVEAVPFARHVADVLGADTDRAGRISVEPDLSVPGHPEVFVVGDLVGRDDLPGVAENAMQGGLHVAACVRRDLAGGPRRRYRYRDVGSAAYISRGNALLQVGPLRVSGFAGWLGWGFIHIAFLTGLSNRVSTVFTWMAAIGRADRHHRAFMLGGGTAAEQRYTWSECDETPG
- a CDS encoding allophanate hydrolase; its protein translation is MGFEVHGPSIGPSVAEILASHAGGTGSPSKTAARVADAIAARGDDGTWLSTVAREDLLAAAADIESRPGARMLPLYGVPFGVKDSIDVAGVPTTLSCPDYSYVAERTAPAVQRLLDAGALYVGKTNLDQFATGLNGTRTPYTVPRSVYGGEMISGGSSSGSALAVALGQVPFAVATDTAGSGRVPAALNGVVGFKPSRGVISTVGLVPACKSLDCISLMAGCIADIDTVFDVMAGRDDDDPWSRARGARHDGHPIRVGLPPVDDLEFFGDDAMRAAHLSFREQLSRQVSVVEVSLEPFLAAGELLYQGPWVAERLVEFGDFLASHPDSIHPVVRDIFRGGLDYTAVDAFAALQRLAELKAHVARVWQTMDVLVLPTIGTTFTVEQVLARPIEANTVLGHYTHFGNLLDLLGIAVPVGTTTDGRPHSAMLLGNAGSDDTALALAAHLLDEPRTVAQPPSTTRHKEQV